The Pyrus communis chromosome 2, drPyrComm1.1, whole genome shotgun sequence genome includes a window with the following:
- the LOC137725657 gene encoding G-type lectin S-receptor-like serine/threonine-protein kinase At4g27290 has translation METFNILCFPMKFMKNPSKVSTKICLLLFYSSLLLIVAAVFSTADDAVSTFQSIREGETVVSTGGTFELGFFSLDASNRRYVGIWYKISVTTIVWVANRDTPLTDKSGILKVTNPGILVLSHNMSTVWSSNTSRTAQNPVARLLDSGNLVVADRSDDDPGNFLWQSFDYPGNTFLPGSKIGRNTVTGFNWHLRSWKSPQDPSQGNCTIQLGPKGYAEIFGREGSVIKFRYGPWNGLRLSGAPQLNPNAIYTYDLVSEHDEMYFSYKLHNNSILTRVVITSDGVHSYTWIDRTKGWAPSLAAQTDYCDNYAVCGVHGACNMEKSPVCSCLKGFTPKFPKEWDMLDWYNGCVRKTPLNCTGDVFQKYSGVKLPSTEQSWLSRSMNLKECEMVCMKTCSCTAYTNLDVRNGGSGCLLWYGDLIDIRYFAENGQDIYIRMAASELDHEDDTKINAKYFESNAKKMRIIISTTVLSTGLLILGLALLFYVWKKQHQKGGKLGRSQKEDMELPLFDLMTVVSATSNFSIENKLGEGGFRSVFKGTMKDGQEIAMKRFSKSSRQGLNEFKNEVKLIAKLQHRNLVKLLGCCIQEDEMILIYEFMPNKSLDFFIFDQRKRMLLDWPKRFEIINGIARGLLYLHQDSRLRVIHRDLKASNILLGSEFNPKISDFGLARSFGGNETKAETKKVVGTYGYMSPEYAIDGFFSIKSDIYSFGVLVLEIVSGSRNREFSHPDHKLNLLGHAWMLHIEGRPLELLDTSVKDSALLEVVRTIHMGLLCVQQNPEDRPSMSAAVLMLSGEGALAQPLKPGFYNERDLTDLEAGRSSKAFSANEVTTSILEAR, from the exons ATGGAAACCTTCAATATTCTGTGCTTTCCCATGAAGTTCATGAAAAATCCGTCAAAAGTTTCAACTAAGATATGCTTGCTTCTTTTCTACTCTTCTTTGCTGCTCATCGTCGCAGCAGTATTCTCCACAGCTGATGACGCCGTGAGTACATTTCAGTCCATTAGAGAAGGTGAGACTGTAGTTTCAACTGGCGGTACGTTTGAGTTAGGATTTTTCAGTCTTGATGCTTCTAATAGACGGTACGTGGGGATATGGTACAAGATATCTGTGACAACCATAGTATGGGTTGCCAACAGAGACACACCCCTCACTGATAAGTCCGGCATTCTGAAGGTCACTAACCCCGGAATTCTTGTCCTCAGCCACAACATGAGCACAGTTTGGTCCTCCAATACATCAAGAACCGCACAGAATCCAGTGGCACGTCTTTTGGATTCGGGTAATCTTGTCGTGGCAGATAGAAGTGATGATGACCCTGGGAACTTTCTGTGGCAAAGTTTTGATTACCCTGGCAATACATTCTTACCAGGTTCGAAGATTGGTAGGAACACAGTTACAGGCTTCAATTGGCATCTTAGATCGTGGAAAAGTCCTCAGGATCCTTCTCAAGGCAATTGTACAATTCAACTTGGTCCCAAAGGATATGCTGAAATATTTGGGAGGGAAGGTTCGGTCATTAAATTTCGGTATGGACCATGGAATGGACTCCGGTTGAGTGGAGCGCCTCAGTTAAATCCAAACGCTATATACACATACGATCTTGTTTCTGAACATGATGAAATGTACTTCAGTTACAAGCTTCACAACAACTCAATCCTTACGAGGGTGGTTATAACCTCAGATGGAGTGCACAGCTACACATGGATTGATAGAACCAAAGGTTGGGCTCCTTCCCTAGCAGCCCAAACTGATTACTGTGACAACTATGCAGTATGTGGTGTACATGGTGCATGTAACATGGAAAAGTCCCCGGTTTGCAGCTGTTTAAAAGGATTTACACCAAAGTTTCCGAAAGAATGGGATATGTTAGATTGGTATAATGGCTGTGTGAGAAAGACTCCTCTAAATTGCACCGGAGATGTGTTCCAAAAGTACTCGGGGGTGAAGTTGCCTAGCACAGAACAATCCTGGCTTAGCAGAAGTATGAACCTCAAGGAATGTGAGATGGTGTGCATGAAGACCTGCTCCTGCACGGCTTATACAAATTTAGATGTTCGGAATGGAGGAAGCGGGTGCTTGCTGTGGTACGGCGATCTAATTGATATAAGATACTTTGCTGAGAACGGGCAAGATATTTATATAAGAATGGCTGCATCGGAACTAG ATCATGAAGACGATACAAAGATCAATGCTAAATACTTTGAATCCAATGCAAAGAAAATGAGAATCATAATAAGCACTACTGTATTGTCTACCGGACTGCTGATTTTAGGCCTTGCCCTGCTATTTTATGTTTGGAAGAAGCAGCACCAAAAAGGTG GAAAATTGGGACGTAGCCAAAAGGAGGATATGGAATTACCGTTATTTGACTTGATGACTGTAGTTTCTGCAACCAGTAACttttcaattgaaaacaaaCTTGGTGAAGGCGGTTTCAGATCTGTATTTAAG GGTACGATGAAAGACGGACAAGAAATAGCAATGAAAAGGTTTTCAAAAAGTTCTAGACAAGGACTTAACGAGTTCAAGAATGAAGTTAAACTTATTGCCAAACTTCAGCATAGGAATCTAGTGAAGCTTCTTGGATGTTGCATTCAAGAAGACGAGATGATACTGATCTATGAGTTCATGCCTAACAAGAGCTTAGACTTCTTTATTTTTG ATCAAAGAAAAAGGATGTTGTTAGACTGGCCGAAGCGCTTTGAAATTATTAATGGGATAGCTCGAGGGCTCCTCTATCTTCATCAAGATTCTAGATTGAGAGTTATTCATAGAGATCTCAAAGCAAGTAACATTTTATTAGGCAGTGAATTTAACCCGAAAATCTCAGACTTCGGCCTGGCTAGAAGCTTTGGAGGAAATGAAACGAAAGCAGAAACGAAGAAAGTGGTTGGAACATA CGGTTACATGTCCCCAGAATATGCAATTGATGGTTTCTTCTCAATAAAGTCCGACATCTACAGCTTTGGTGTTCTGGTATTAGAGATAGTGAGTGGGAGCAGAAATAGAGAATTCTCTCATCCAGACCACAAACTCAACCTTCTTGGACAT GCATGGATGCTACACATAGAAGGCAGGCCTCTCGAACTACTTGATACATCGGTAAAGGACTCCGCTCTGCTTGAAGTTGTAAGAACAATTCATATGGGTCTTTTGTGCGTGCAACAAAATCCAGAAGACAGGCCGAGTATGTCAGCTGCAGTTCTAATGTTGAGTGGTGAAGGTGCATTGGCTCAACCTCTAAAACCTGGTTTTTACAATGAAAGGGATTTGACTGACCTTGAAGCTGGTCGTTCTTCTAAAGCATTCTCAGCTAATGAAGTCACTACTTCAATACTTGAGGCTAGATAA